In Streptomyces sp. NBC_00306, a single genomic region encodes these proteins:
- a CDS encoding ABC transporter substrate-binding protein: protein MRARTLAAAATVLALLLTGCSDGDDGRTDGTVRLRFQSLAWQKESVDANKELVAEWNRTHPGVQVDYVQGSWDSVHDQLLTSFEGGEAPDIIHDASDDLADFAYGGYLADLTGLLPQRLKDDIPRQSWETATFDGKTYGVPFLQEPRVLIANKKILDASGVRVPTAAHPWSWAEFREVTKTLTAALGKGRYGVAWPLKEPVSVTLNLGLSAGGRLFHRGDDGRVTVRFTDADGVMPGTVHDQVNTDRSAARTTLGMSGSDTLPGLFGGKYAMVPLGFSFRQQVVQQAPKGFEWTVLPAPAGKEGNAQGVSPQTLSVAQDSPYKKEAAAFIDFMLRPPNMVRLAQGDWMLPTGTRALADPALHTPKDGWSTGAELARSLRSAPAQSVRGYPEWKDKVATPALQEYYSGAIDRKELEKRLERDGNLVLARYQR from the coding sequence ATGCGGGCGCGGACGCTGGCCGCCGCGGCCACGGTGCTGGCCCTGCTGCTGACCGGCTGCTCGGACGGCGACGACGGGCGGACGGACGGGACCGTCAGGCTGCGGTTCCAGTCCCTCGCCTGGCAGAAGGAGTCCGTCGACGCGAACAAGGAGCTCGTCGCGGAGTGGAACAGAACCCATCCCGGTGTGCAGGTCGACTATGTTCAGGGCAGCTGGGACAGCGTCCACGACCAGTTGCTGACCTCGTTCGAGGGCGGTGAGGCGCCGGACATCATCCATGACGCGTCCGACGACCTCGCCGACTTCGCGTACGGCGGCTATCTCGCCGACCTGACCGGCCTCCTGCCCCAGCGGCTGAAGGACGACATCCCCCGGCAGAGCTGGGAGACGGCCACCTTCGACGGGAAGACCTACGGCGTCCCCTTCCTCCAGGAACCACGGGTCCTGATCGCCAACAAGAAGATCCTCGACGCCTCGGGGGTCAGGGTCCCGACGGCCGCGCATCCGTGGAGCTGGGCCGAGTTCCGTGAGGTCACCAAGACGCTGACGGCCGCGCTGGGCAAGGGGAGGTACGGCGTCGCCTGGCCGCTCAAGGAGCCGGTCTCCGTCACCCTCAACCTCGGGCTGTCGGCGGGCGGGCGGCTCTTCCACCGGGGCGACGACGGCAGGGTCACCGTCCGGTTCACGGACGCCGACGGGGTGATGCCCGGGACGGTCCACGACCAGGTCAACACCGACCGGAGTGCCGCGCGGACCACGCTCGGCATGAGCGGCTCGGACACGCTGCCCGGTCTCTTCGGTGGTAAGTACGCGATGGTGCCGCTGGGCTTCTCCTTCCGGCAGCAGGTCGTGCAGCAGGCGCCGAAGGGCTTCGAGTGGACGGTGTTGCCGGCTCCCGCCGGTAAGGAGGGGAACGCGCAGGGCGTCAGTCCGCAGACCCTGTCGGTTGCGCAGGACAGTCCCTATAAGAAGGAGGCGGCCGCGTTCATCGACTTCATGCTCCGGCCGCCGAACATGGTGCGGCTCGCGCAGGGGGACTGGATGCTGCCGACCGGCACACGCGCGCTCGCGGATCCGGCGCTGCACACCCCGAAGGACGGCTGGTCGACCGGCGCCGAGCTCGCGCGGAGTCTGCGGTCCGCCCCGGCGCAGTCGGTCCGCGGCTATCCGGAGTGGAAGGACAAGGTGGCGACGCCCGCACTCCAGGAGTACTACAGCGGTGCCATCGACCGGAAGGAGCTGGAGAAGCGGCTGGAGAGGGACGGCAATCTGGTGCTCGCGCGCTATCAGCGCTGA
- a CDS encoding MMPL family transporter yields the protein MENAGRGPRGLAARAGGWSARHRWAAVGIWVVFVLVAMVAGSAAGTVELKDSDQLKGETTQASKITEDAGVDEPASESVLLQSRNGSLKATDAEFRSAVDAVMKAVNATGEVSGVTSPYTTRSISKDGRSALVQFDVRGEAETASERIEPVLKAVADVQDKHQELRIEEIGGASMNKTFDDAFGDDFKQAELSAVPVALGILLIAFGALVAALLPVALAITAIMATMGLMGVVSHVMPMSETANSVMLLVGLAVGVDYCLFYLRREREERAAGRDAHTAMQIAAATSGRAVIVSGVTVCVAMAGMLFTGIGEFESMGLASLIVVAVAMAGSVTVLPALLSLLGERVEKGRIPFLNRAKRGTNGESRLWTAVLGGVLKRPMISLVVAAGALVAIALPAIGMKTQNLTLDQEFGDSVPIVATYERVNEAFPGGADPAEVVIKADDINAAPVKSAIADFRAQAVSSGASRGPVEVVTHDAENIAFIYVPLVGGSDQEKAEKSLGILREEVRPATLGAVDGLEAPISGQVAGSKDFNDQLTGSVAPVFAFVVVFAFILMLLSFRSLTIAVTSIALNLLSVGAAYGILTAVFQHGWGASLVGAEGVGAIISWLPLFLFVILFGLSMDYHVFVVSRIREAKMQGRSTRDAITHGVVTTAGVVTSAAVIMVAVFAIFGTLSMQSMKQMGVGLAAAVLIDATIIRGVLLPAVMALLGEKNWYFPKWLRWLPDMTHDEPVVPVEAGAGVRGHDDDGRGAPVAV from the coding sequence ATGGAGAACGCAGGGAGAGGACCGCGCGGTCTCGCCGCGCGGGCAGGCGGCTGGAGCGCCCGGCACCGATGGGCCGCGGTGGGGATCTGGGTGGTGTTCGTCCTGGTCGCCATGGTGGCCGGCTCGGCCGCCGGCACGGTGGAACTGAAGGACAGCGACCAGTTGAAGGGGGAGACCACTCAGGCATCGAAGATCACCGAGGACGCCGGGGTCGACGAGCCCGCGAGCGAGTCCGTACTCCTCCAGTCGAGGAACGGCTCTCTCAAGGCCACCGACGCCGAGTTCCGGTCGGCGGTCGACGCGGTGATGAAGGCGGTGAACGCCACCGGTGAGGTCAGCGGCGTCACCTCGCCGTACACCACCCGGAGCATTTCGAAGGACGGGCGCAGTGCGCTCGTCCAGTTCGATGTGCGCGGTGAGGCCGAGACGGCGAGCGAGCGGATCGAGCCGGTGCTGAAGGCCGTTGCCGACGTGCAGGACAAGCATCAGGAGCTGCGGATCGAGGAGATCGGCGGCGCCAGTATGAACAAGACGTTCGACGACGCCTTCGGTGACGACTTCAAGCAGGCCGAACTCTCCGCCGTGCCGGTCGCGCTCGGCATTCTGCTGATCGCCTTCGGCGCGCTGGTGGCGGCCCTGCTGCCCGTCGCGCTCGCCATCACCGCCATCATGGCGACGATGGGTCTGATGGGTGTCGTCAGCCATGTCATGCCGATGAGCGAGACGGCGAACTCGGTGATGCTGCTGGTCGGTCTCGCGGTCGGCGTCGACTACTGCCTCTTCTATCTGCGCCGTGAGCGCGAGGAGAGGGCCGCGGGGCGTGACGCGCACACCGCGATGCAGATCGCCGCGGCGACCAGCGGCCGGGCCGTCATCGTCTCCGGTGTGACGGTGTGCGTGGCCATGGCGGGCATGCTGTTCACGGGCATCGGTGAGTTCGAGTCCATGGGTCTCGCCTCGCTGATCGTGGTGGCCGTGGCGATGGCCGGCTCGGTGACCGTCCTTCCCGCGCTGCTGTCCCTGCTCGGCGAGCGGGTGGAAAAGGGGCGCATTCCGTTCCTCAACCGGGCCAAGCGCGGCACGAACGGCGAGAGCCGGCTGTGGACCGCGGTCCTCGGCGGTGTGCTCAAGCGGCCGATGATCTCTCTCGTGGTCGCCGCGGGCGCACTGGTGGCCATCGCCCTGCCCGCGATCGGGATGAAGACCCAGAACCTCACGCTGGACCAGGAGTTCGGCGACTCGGTGCCGATCGTGGCGACGTACGAACGGGTCAACGAGGCCTTCCCCGGCGGCGCCGACCCGGCGGAGGTCGTCATCAAGGCGGACGACATCAACGCGGCGCCCGTGAAGTCGGCCATCGCCGACTTCCGTGCGCAGGCGGTGAGTTCGGGCGCGTCCAGGGGCCCGGTCGAGGTCGTCACGCACGACGCCGAGAACATCGCCTTCATCTACGTCCCGCTGGTCGGCGGTTCCGACCAGGAGAAGGCGGAGAAGAGCCTGGGCATCCTGCGCGAGGAGGTCCGGCCCGCCACGCTGGGCGCGGTCGACGGCCTCGAGGCGCCGATCAGCGGCCAGGTCGCCGGCTCGAAGGACTTCAACGACCAGCTCACGGGGTCCGTCGCACCGGTCTTCGCCTTCGTGGTGGTGTTCGCCTTCATCCTGATGCTGCTGTCGTTCCGGTCGCTGACGATCGCGGTCACCTCGATCGCGCTCAACCTGCTGTCGGTGGGCGCGGCGTACGGAATCCTGACCGCGGTCTTCCAGCACGGCTGGGGCGCGTCGCTGGTGGGCGCCGAGGGTGTGGGCGCGATCATCTCCTGGCTGCCGCTGTTCCTCTTCGTGATCCTGTTCGGGCTCTCGATGGACTACCACGTGTTCGTGGTGTCGCGGATCCGCGAGGCGAAGATGCAGGGCCGGAGCACACGCGACGCGATCACGCACGGCGTGGTCACGACCGCGGGAGTGGTGACGAGCGCGGCGGTCATCATGGTGGCGGTGTTCGCCATCTTCGGGACGCTGTCGATGCAGTCGATGAAGCAGATGGGCGTGGGCCTGGCGGCAGCGGTGCTGATCGACGCGACGATCATCCGCGGAGTGCTGCTGCCGGCGGTGATGGCACTGCTGGGTGAGAAGAACTGGTACTTCCCGAAGTGGCTCCGGTGGCTGCCGGACATGACGCACGACGAGCCGGTGGTTCCGGTGGAGGCGGGAGCGGGGGTGCGGGGCCATGACGACGACGGTCGCGGTGCGCCGGTAGCCGTGTAG
- a CDS encoding S8 family peptidase has translation MADHKRTSRMKLTAAITAVAAAAGVTVLGTSFAGAATPAEGTIFGANAEGAVAGSYIVMLDKKADKQDLATEYGGKLQRNYGSAINGFSASGLTETEAKRLAADPAVDKVVQNKKFRANATQDNPPSWGLDRVDQTDTAGDNKFTYPDSAGEGVTAYVIDTGVRVTHKDFEGRATSGFDAIDNDDNADDGNGHGTHVAGTIAGASHGVAKKAKIVAVRVLDDNGSGTTEQVVAGIDWVTKNHKGPSVANMSLGGGADEALDEAVRKAVAAGVTFAVAAGNESSDAGQGSPSRVTEAITVASSTKEDAQSEFSNFGKVVDIYAPGSDITSAWNDSDEGTKTISGTSMATPHVVGAAAVYLAGHQDATPEQVAKALTDGATADKVSNPSAGTPNKLLKVVE, from the coding sequence ATGGCAGATCACAAGCGCACGAGCAGGATGAAGCTCACCGCTGCCATCACAGCTGTCGCGGCAGCGGCCGGAGTGACCGTGCTCGGCACGTCCTTCGCCGGTGCGGCAACTCCCGCCGAAGGCACGATATTCGGGGCCAACGCCGAAGGCGCGGTCGCCGGCAGCTACATCGTGATGCTGGACAAGAAGGCCGACAAGCAGGACCTGGCCACCGAGTACGGCGGCAAGCTCCAGCGCAACTACGGCTCCGCCATCAACGGCTTCTCCGCGAGCGGTCTCACGGAGACCGAGGCCAAGCGCCTCGCCGCCGACCCCGCGGTCGACAAGGTCGTGCAGAACAAGAAGTTCAGGGCCAACGCGACGCAGGACAACCCGCCGTCGTGGGGCCTGGACCGTGTCGACCAGACCGACACGGCGGGCGACAACAAGTTCACCTACCCCGACAGCGCGGGCGAGGGGGTGACGGCGTACGTGATCGACACCGGAGTCCGTGTCACGCACAAGGACTTCGAGGGCCGGGCGACCAGCGGCTTCGACGCGATCGACAACGACGACAACGCCGACGACGGCAACGGCCACGGCACGCATGTCGCCGGCACCATCGCCGGTGCGAGCCACGGTGTCGCCAAGAAGGCGAAGATCGTCGCCGTCCGGGTGCTCGACGACAACGGCTCCGGCACCACGGAGCAGGTCGTCGCGGGCATCGACTGGGTCACCAAGAACCACAAGGGCCCCTCCGTCGCCAACATGAGCCTCGGCGGCGGCGCGGACGAGGCGCTCGACGAGGCCGTCCGCAAGGCGGTCGCCGCCGGCGTCACCTTCGCGGTCGCGGCCGGCAACGAGTCCTCGGACGCTGGCCAGGGTTCGCCGTCACGGGTGACCGAGGCCATCACCGTCGCCTCCTCCACCAAGGAGGACGCACAGTCGGAGTTCTCCAACTTCGGCAAGGTCGTGGACATCTACGCCCCGGGCTCGGACATCACCTCGGCGTGGAACGACAGTGACGAGGGCACCAAGACGATCTCCGGCACCTCCATGGCGACGCCCCATGTCGTCGGTGCCGCGGCCGTCTACCTCGCAGGTCACCAGGACGCCACCCCGGAGCAGGTCGCCAAGGCCCTCACCGACGGTGCCACGGCCGACAAGGTCTCCAACCCGAGCGCCGGCACGCCCAACAAGCTGCTGAAGGTCGTCGAGTGA
- a CDS encoding DUF1697 domain-containing protein: MTTRYAALLRGINVGGHKRVPMAELRALIEELGHTAVATHLQSGNAVFDAASGDEQSLAVELERGIEDRFGFRVDCLVRDAAYLRAIADNCPFPAAELEGKQLHVTYLSDPVGPERFAEIDPAAFAPEEFRIGDRALYLYAPNGLGRSKLAEALGRPRFSRGIVATTRNWNTVVKLVELTRS, translated from the coding sequence ATGACCACGAGGTATGCGGCACTGCTGCGCGGGATCAATGTGGGCGGGCACAAGCGAGTTCCCATGGCCGAACTCCGTGCGCTCATCGAGGAGTTGGGCCATACGGCTGTCGCCACCCACCTCCAGAGCGGCAACGCCGTCTTCGACGCGGCCTCCGGCGACGAACAGTCCCTCGCGGTGGAACTGGAGCGAGGCATCGAGGACCGCTTCGGCTTCCGCGTCGACTGTCTCGTACGCGACGCCGCCTATCTGCGGGCGATTGCCGACAACTGCCCGTTCCCCGCGGCCGAGTTGGAGGGCAAGCAGCTCCACGTCACGTATCTCTCGGACCCCGTCGGCCCCGAACGGTTCGCGGAGATCGACCCGGCCGCCTTCGCCCCCGAGGAGTTCCGGATCGGCGACCGGGCGCTGTACCTCTACGCACCGAACGGGCTCGGGCGCTCCAAGCTCGCCGAGGCGCTCGGCAGGCCACGGTTCAGCCGGGGCATCGTCGCCACCACCCGCAACTGGAACACGGTCGTCAAGCTGGTCGAGCTGACACGGAGCTGA
- a CDS encoding DUF4236 domain-containing protein, translating to MSFYYHKRITIIPKLLHLNIGSHGWSWTLGGRRAHLTRDSHGHRSASVRLPGGFSWRRHSGRH from the coding sequence ATGTCGTTCTATTACCACAAGCGGATCACCATCATCCCCAAGCTGCTGCACCTGAACATCGGCTCGCACGGCTGGTCCTGGACTCTCGGCGGGCGTCGCGCCCACCTCACCCGGGACAGCCACGGGCACCGCAGCGCGTCGGTGCGGCTGCCGGGCGGCTTCAGCTGGCGCCGGCACTCCGGGCGGCACTGA
- a CDS encoding ketopantoate reductase family protein: protein MRYIIIGAGAVGGTIGGRLAEAGHEVVLVARGAHHAALRDGGLRLTTADGTSTHRLPVVDRADAVRLTPEDVLVLSVKTQDSTAALEDWAAQPVDGGGTASERLPLVCAQNGVESERLALRRFRRVYGMCVYLPATHLEPAAVSASGRPLTGVLHIGRFPGGTDETARRVSADLEKSNFLAPVVADVMRWKYAKLTSNLANAIEAATGVLADEAGVALARRVMAEGRVVLAAAGIEVAGEEEQKEVRTDKIRFDPFDGSKRRGGSSWQSLDRGTGTIESDYLNGEIALLGRLHGVPTPVNDTLQRVANSFARERRPAGSMTVAELTALVDEAVAILQDPSEASP from the coding sequence ATGCGCTACATCATCATCGGGGCAGGGGCGGTCGGCGGCACGATCGGCGGACGGCTGGCGGAGGCCGGCCATGAGGTGGTGCTCGTCGCGCGCGGCGCGCACCACGCGGCACTGCGGGACGGCGGACTGCGCCTGACCACGGCGGACGGCACCAGCACGCACCGGCTGCCGGTCGTCGACCGCGCCGACGCGGTGCGGCTGACGCCGGAGGACGTGCTGGTGCTCTCCGTGAAAACACAGGACAGCACGGCCGCGCTCGAGGACTGGGCCGCGCAGCCCGTGGACGGCGGCGGCACCGCGTCGGAGCGGCTGCCCCTGGTCTGCGCGCAGAACGGCGTGGAGAGCGAACGTCTCGCGCTGCGCCGGTTCCGCAGGGTCTACGGGATGTGCGTCTATCTGCCCGCCACCCATCTCGAACCGGCTGCCGTCTCCGCGTCCGGCCGGCCGCTGACCGGCGTTCTGCACATCGGCCGCTTCCCGGGCGGCACGGATGAGACCGCCCGGCGCGTCTCCGCCGACCTGGAGAAGTCGAACTTTCTCGCGCCGGTCGTCGCCGACGTCATGCGCTGGAAGTACGCGAAGCTCACCAGCAACCTCGCCAACGCCATCGAGGCCGCGACCGGCGTCCTCGCCGACGAGGCCGGAGTCGCCCTCGCCCGGCGTGTGATGGCGGAGGGCCGCGTGGTCCTCGCGGCCGCGGGCATCGAGGTGGCCGGTGAGGAGGAGCAGAAGGAGGTGCGGACCGACAAGATCCGCTTCGATCCCTTCGACGGTTCCAAGCGGCGCGGCGGCTCGTCCTGGCAGTCGCTCGACCGCGGCACGGGCACGATCGAGTCCGACTACCTCAACGGCGAGATCGCCCTGCTCGGCCGGCTGCACGGCGTACCGACCCCGGTCAACGACACCCTCCAGCGCGTTGCCAACAGCTTCGCCCGCGAGCGCCGGCCGGCCGGTTCGATGACGGTCGCCGAGCTGACCGCCCTGGTCGACGAGGCTGTCGCGATTCTTCAAGACCCGTCGGAGGCGTCGCCCTAG
- a CDS encoding TIGR03086 family metal-binding protein, with protein MNSIHPHLTACAAEAARVARAVSPDQLTMPSVCDAWTVRDLANHLVLYSSHGLEHRALRVQLPDELVRRDFTAEADWAEQYAAQLERALKAWSVPEAWEGEVDLGFTVMPASEIASLIVKELALHGWDLARSTGQAFSLPEGTGAFVLAVVEEHAEVYRQYDGFAAPVPTAGDATAFERALATSGRDPRG; from the coding sequence ATGAACAGCATTCACCCGCACCTGACGGCCTGTGCCGCCGAGGCCGCTCGTGTCGCCCGCGCCGTGAGCCCCGACCAGCTGACCATGCCGTCCGTCTGTGACGCCTGGACCGTACGGGACCTCGCCAACCATCTCGTCCTGTACTCCTCGCACGGACTGGAGCACCGCGCCCTGCGCGTCCAGCTGCCCGACGAGCTCGTGCGACGGGACTTCACCGCCGAGGCCGACTGGGCCGAGCAGTACGCGGCGCAGCTGGAGCGCGCACTGAAGGCCTGGTCGGTGCCGGAGGCCTGGGAGGGAGAGGTGGACCTCGGTTTCACCGTGATGCCCGCCTCGGAGATCGCCTCGCTCATCGTCAAGGAACTGGCTCTCCACGGCTGGGACCTGGCCCGGTCCACCGGCCAGGCGTTCAGCCTCCCGGAGGGGACGGGTGCGTTCGTACTCGCGGTCGTCGAGGAGCACGCCGAGGTCTACCGGCAGTACGACGGCTTCGCCGCCCCCGTTCCGACGGCCGGGGACGCCACGGCCTTCGAGCGGGCACTCGCGACGAGCGGCCGCGACCCACGGGGCTGA
- a CDS encoding DUF6400 family protein: MIHDQTPDLHEFEMDLTRDEVRRRAAVLRALGDDWDPVAVLAGEQEAYRLLYSNLDAEQQETYDRLVAAGVLPGGEGEGRAAA; this comes from the coding sequence ATGATCCACGACCAGACTCCGGATCTCCACGAGTTCGAGATGGACCTGACCCGTGACGAGGTCCGGCGGCGCGCCGCGGTGCTCCGCGCACTCGGGGACGACTGGGACCCGGTGGCCGTGCTGGCGGGCGAGCAGGAGGCGTACCGACTGCTCTACTCGAACCTCGACGCCGAGCAGCAGGAGACCTACGACCGGCTGGTCGCGGCCGGCGTCCTTCCGGGAGGGGAGGGCGAGGGCCGTGCTGCCGCTTGA
- a CDS encoding sirohydrochlorin chelatase, with the protein MSRPVLLVVAHGSRDPRHAATVHALVNRVRARRPGLRVETGFLDFNAPSVPRVLERLAAEGTEEVVAFPLLLTRAFHAKSDIPAVLREASGRLPRLRVHQAEVLGPSPLLLAAVERRLREAGLGPADKRSTGLVLASAGSTDPEAIAVIAEVARELRDTGWCAVRPAFASASLPRTEDAVRSLRADGCARVAVAPYVIAPGRLPDRIAEGAAGADVLADVLGPSPELVSLLLERYDEARVGHRIAATA; encoded by the coding sequence ATGTCCCGACCCGTACTCCTCGTCGTCGCCCACGGCAGCCGCGATCCGCGGCATGCCGCGACCGTCCATGCGCTGGTGAACCGGGTACGGGCCCGGCGGCCGGGGCTGCGGGTCGAGACGGGCTTCCTGGACTTCAACGCACCGTCGGTGCCGCGGGTCCTGGAGCGGCTGGCGGCGGAGGGTACGGAGGAGGTCGTGGCATTTCCGCTGCTGCTGACCCGCGCCTTCCACGCCAAGTCCGACATCCCCGCCGTGCTGCGGGAGGCGTCGGGGAGGCTGCCGCGGCTGCGGGTGCACCAGGCGGAGGTGCTGGGCCCCTCGCCGCTGCTGCTGGCCGCGGTGGAACGGCGGCTGCGGGAGGCCGGGCTCGGCCCGGCCGACAAGCGCTCGACCGGGCTGGTTCTGGCCTCGGCGGGCTCCACGGACCCGGAGGCGATCGCAGTGATCGCAGAAGTAGCGCGGGAGCTGCGGGACACCGGTTGGTGCGCCGTGCGGCCTGCGTTCGCCTCCGCATCACTGCCCCGCACCGAGGACGCGGTGCGTTCCCTGCGGGCCGACGGCTGCGCGCGCGTCGCGGTGGCCCCGTACGTCATCGCGCCGGGCCGGCTGCCGGACCGGATCGCGGAGGGGGCCGCCGGGGCGGATGTCCTGGCGGATGTGCTGGGCCCGTCACCCGAGCTGGTCAGCCTGCTGCTGGAGCGCTACGACGAGGCGCGGGTCGGGCACCGGATCGCGGCCACCGCCTGA
- a CDS encoding ABC transporter permease, which produces MASTETTAKVTKSDDLAGLEAGLDALDAVQSHRTPVREVLLKKVLPPLTAVALVIVVWQVLVWAKVTDEGSLPAPGAVWTSVSDLWLQGSLLEIVWTSISRGLLGFLLALAIGTPLGLLVARVKFVRAAIGPILSGLQSLPSVAWVPPAVIWLGLNNQMMYAVILLGAVPSIANGLVSGVDQVPPLFLRAGRTMGATGLRGTWHIVMPAALPGYVAGLKQGWAFSWRSLMAAEIIASSPDLGLGLGQLLENGRNNSDMPGVFLAILLILIVGIAIDLLIFSPLERAVLRGRGLLVKS; this is translated from the coding sequence ATGGCCAGCACTGAGACCACCGCGAAGGTCACCAAGTCCGACGACCTCGCCGGGCTCGAGGCCGGCCTGGACGCACTGGACGCGGTGCAGTCGCACCGCACCCCGGTGCGAGAGGTGCTCCTCAAGAAGGTGCTGCCGCCGCTCACCGCCGTCGCGCTGGTGATCGTGGTCTGGCAGGTGCTGGTGTGGGCGAAGGTCACCGACGAGGGCAGTCTGCCCGCGCCGGGCGCCGTCTGGACCAGCGTCTCCGACCTGTGGCTCCAGGGCAGCCTGCTGGAGATCGTGTGGACGAGCATCTCGCGCGGTCTGCTCGGCTTCCTCCTGGCGCTCGCCATCGGCACACCGCTGGGTCTGCTGGTCGCCCGGGTGAAGTTCGTCCGGGCGGCGATCGGCCCGATCCTGTCGGGTCTCCAGTCGCTGCCGTCGGTGGCCTGGGTGCCGCCGGCCGTGATCTGGCTCGGGCTGAACAACCAGATGATGTACGCGGTGATCCTGCTGGGAGCCGTCCCCTCGATCGCCAACGGTCTCGTCTCCGGCGTCGACCAGGTGCCTCCGCTGTTCCTGCGGGCGGGCCGGACGATGGGAGCGACGGGCCTGCGCGGCACCTGGCACATCGTCATGCCGGCCGCGCTGCCGGGCTATGTGGCCGGCCTCAAGCAGGGCTGGGCCTTCTCCTGGCGCTCGCTGATGGCCGCGGAGATCATCGCCTCGTCGCCCGATCTGGGCCTCGGGCTCGGCCAGTTGCTGGAGAACGGCCGCAACAACTCCGACATGCCCGGGGTGTTCCTGGCGATCCTTCTGATCCTGATCGTCGGCATCGCCATCGACCTGCTGATCTTCAGTCCGCTGGAGCGCGCGGTGCTGCGGGGCCGCGGTCTCCTCGTCAAGAGCTGA
- a CDS encoding ABC transporter ATP-binding protein, with amino-acid sequence MASTLTKDQAEERTTAGHAARLEHVSKSFAGPAGQQLVLDDITLDVAPGEFVTLLGASGCGKSTLLNLVAGLDAPSAGAIETPGGRPALMFQEHALFPWLTAGKNIELALRLRGVAKAERRTEAERLLELVRLSGAYGKRVHELSGGMRQRVALARALAQDSQLLLMDEPFAALDAITRDVLHDELTRIWRETNVSVLFVTHNVREAVRLAERVVLLSSRPGRIAREWTVGIPQPRRIEDAAVAELSIEITEQLRGEIRRHGQH; translated from the coding sequence ATGGCCAGCACCCTCACCAAGGACCAGGCCGAGGAGCGCACGACGGCCGGGCACGCCGCCCGTCTCGAGCATGTCTCCAAGTCCTTCGCAGGACCTGCCGGACAGCAGCTCGTCCTGGACGACATCACTCTCGATGTCGCGCCGGGAGAGTTCGTCACGCTCCTGGGGGCATCGGGCTGCGGCAAGTCCACGCTGCTCAATCTGGTCGCCGGGCTGGACGCGCCGAGCGCCGGGGCCATCGAGACCCCCGGCGGGCGGCCGGCCCTGATGTTCCAGGAGCACGCGCTGTTCCCGTGGCTGACCGCGGGGAAGAACATCGAACTCGCGCTGCGGCTGCGCGGTGTCGCCAAGGCCGAGCGGCGCACGGAGGCCGAACGGCTGCTGGAGCTCGTCCGGCTCAGCGGCGCGTACGGCAAGCGGGTGCACGAGCTGTCGGGCGGTATGCGCCAGCGTGTCGCCCTGGCCCGTGCGCTGGCGCAGGACAGCCAACTGCTGCTGATGGACGAGCCGTTCGCGGCGCTGGACGCGATCACCCGGGACGTGCTGCACGACGAGCTGACCCGGATCTGGCGCGAGACGAACGTGTCCGTGCTGTTCGTCACCCACAACGTCCGCGAGGCCGTCCGGCTGGCCGAGCGTGTGGTGCTGCTGTCCTCCCGTCCGGGGCGCATCGCCCGCGAGTGGACGGTGGGCATCCCGCAGCCGCGCCGGATCGAGGACGCCGCCGTGGCGGAGCTGTCGATCGAGATCACTGAACAACTGCGTGGGGAGATCCGCCGACATGGCCAGCACTGA